The Neoarius graeffei isolate fNeoGra1 chromosome 7, fNeoGra1.pri, whole genome shotgun sequence genome includes a region encoding these proteins:
- the LOC132889514 gene encoding glutathione S-transferase omega-1-like: MASTQKCLGKGSSAPGAVPKGQIRLYSMRFCPFAQRARLVLCAKGIEPETINIHLKEKPEWFLEKNPLGQVPTLETSNGQVVYESAIVCEYLDEIYPEKKLFPSDPFAKAQQKMVLEEYSKIIPLFYKIPMTRVKGEDVSALEEELKEKFSKLNKVLVNKKTKFFGGDSVTMIDYLIWPWFERLEAWQLKHCLDGTPELNNWILCMKEDPPVKAVMFSTDVYKAFMDSFLEGNPNFDYGL; this comes from the exons GAAGCTCTGCTCCTGGGGCTGTACCCAAAGGCCAGATACGACTTTATAGTATGAGATTCTGCCCGTTTGCCCAGAGAGCCAGACTTGTGCTCTGTGCTAAGGGTATAGA GCCGGAAACTATCAACATCCATTTGAAAGAGAAACCTGAGTGGTTTCTGGAGAAGAATCCACTTGGCCAAGTGCCTACACTGGAAACCTCCAATGGCCAGGTGGTCTATGAGTCAGCAATTGTATGTGAATACCTGGATGAGATTTACCCTGAGAAAAAACTGTTTCCTTCTGACCCCTTTGCAAAAGCCCAGCAGAAGATGGTGCTGGAGGAATACTCAAAG ATCATTCCTCTGTTCTACAAAATTCCTATGACCAGAGTAAAAGGTGAGGATGTGTCAGCACTAGAAGAAGAGTTGAAGGAAAAGTTCTCCAAACTGAACAAG GTTCTTGTTAACAAGAAAACCAAATTCTTTGGAGGTGATTCAGTCACTATGATTGACTACCTGATCTGGCCGTGGTTTGAGAGGTTGGAGGCCTGGCAGCTCAAACA CTGTCTGGATGGCACTCCAGAGCTGAACAACTGGATTTTGTGCATGAAAGAGGATCCACCAGTGAAGGCAGTCATGTTCAGCACGGATGTCTACAAAGCCTTTATGGACTCATTCTTGGAGGGAAACCCCAATTTTGACTATGGCTTATAA
- the itprip gene encoding inositol 1,4,5-trisphosphate receptor-interacting protein: protein MQGSIARVCMVVAAAILNHPLLFPKENTTIPEEEEDILARMKDHEERLQAEQERLEKEISKTDQEATNSGIDYYGWYFWSTLSLVIFFTVEVCRQDLNPGETPDHAEDEEGYTNSGSVNPKDLTLDKGVLSNLCESSFQPFVHESGRVQEFVEGFADDLLEALRSICDREVDMELEDFIGVGSTFESWRVCKPVMCDLVVPFTTPEPYHFQFELWCDASSDIPLDLQGCGTIKLAKISENCPDCLSGKATVDEDMLCLLHNRSHNSKADDHALEELLCSRNTAYLSKDQVMKWFQISVTSAWGQISHKYEFELTFRNLDFPGSLKVRFRSGKVIVLNITPAIQLEDSHAYFISHFPSDNGSIADIHWHLSFTVYERNLLKHMAKKLPEKSCHLRCLQLVSFLHKKQSGLRGGSALTNYHLKTAFLHLLLSKPPSAWKPLNLDQRLRDLLSFLQKSLQEKRLTHIIIGNPLVPLEIGVPPIFQAAEPINLFRPLVLQRQVYTKMVEDFEEMLRNAPVLIQEYTPHFTNGGLNSTTVS, encoded by the coding sequence ATGCAGGGGTCTATTGCACGGGTTTGCATGGTTGTGGCAGCTGCCATTCTCAACCATCCACTGCTTTTCCCAAAGGAGAACACTAccatcccagaagaggaagaagacATTTTAGCCCGAATGAAGGACCATGAGGAGAGACTGCAAGCTGAACAAGAACGCCTTGAAAAAGAGATCTCAAAGACAGATCAAGAAGCCACAAACTCTGGCATTGATTACTATGGTTGGTACTTCTGGAGCACACTTTCTCTTGTCATTTTCTTCACTGTTGAAGTTTGTAGGCAGGATCTGAACCCTGGTGAAACACCTGACCATGCTGAAGATGAAGAAGGGTACACAAACAGTGGGTCTGTCAATCCTAAGGATCTGACCTTAGACAAAGGTGTCTTAAGCAACCTCTGTGAGAGCAGCTTCCAGCCTTTTGTCCATGAGAGTGGGAGAGTGCAGGAGTTTGTTGAAGGCTTTGCAGATGACCTTCTGGAAGCTTTGAGGAGTATTTGTGACCGTGAGGTTGACATGGAGCTTGAGGACTTTATTGGAGTGGGAAGTACGTTTGAGTCCTGGAGAGTGTGTAAGCCTGTCATGTGTGACCTCGTTGTGCCATTTACAACCCCAGAACCTTACCATTTTCAGTTTGAGCTATGGTGTGATGCATCCTCTGACATCCCACTGGACCTGCAAGGATGTGGGACAATTAAGTTGGCAAAGATTAGTGAGAATTGCCCAGACTGCCTCTCTGGCAAAGCAACAGTCGATGAGGATATGCTCTGTCTGCTTCACAACAGAAGCCACAATAGCAAAGCTGATGACCATGCTTTGGAAGAACTACTGTGCTCAAGAAACACTGCTTATCTGTCTAAAGATCAGGTCATGAAATGGTTCCAGATCTCTGTGACCAGTGCATGGGGGCAGATCTCTCACAAATATGAGTTTGAGCTCACTTTCCGCAACCTGGATTTCCCTGGTTCCTTGAAGGTCAGATTCAGGTCAGGAAAGGTTATTGTTCTAAACATTACACCTGCTATCCAGCTTGAAGACTCTCATGCATACTTCATCTCCCATTTTCCTTCAGACAATGGTAGCATCGCAGATATCCActggcacctctcattcacagttTATGAAAGAAACCTGCTCAAACACATGGCAAAGAAACTTCCAGAAAAATCTTGTCACCTCCGATGTCTACAGCTTGTTTCTTTCTTGCACAAAAAACAGTCAGGTCTAAGAGGGGGAAGTGCCCTTACAAATTACCATCTGAAGACTGCATTCTTGCATCTTCTGTTGAGTAAACCTCCTTCAGCATGGAAACCACTGAATCTGGACCAGAGGTTGCGGGACTTGTTGTCTTTTCTACAGAAAAGCTTGCAGGAAAAGAGACTTACTCATATTATCATTGGGAACCCACTTGTTCCACTTGAAATTGGAGTTCCACCAATATTTCAGGCTGCAGAACCAATAAACCTTTTCAGGCCTTTGGTGTTACAGAGGCAAGTATATACAAAGATGGTGGAAGATTTTGAAGAAATGCTCAGAAATGCCCCAGTGCTTATTCAAGAGTACACGCCCCACTTCACTAATGGTGGACTTAATTCAACAACCGTGTCTTAG